The Actinocorallia herbida DNA window AGACCCCTCACCGGGCGGCCCTGCGCGAACTGGAGGAGGAGGCCGGGCTTCGACTCGCCGCCCTCGACCTCACCGGATATGCGCGCTTCCGGCTCACCCGCCCTGCGCGCACCGAGTACGCGGCCCTCTTCAGCGCGCGGGTCAGGGGGCGGCCTGACGGGTTCACCCCGAGTGCGGAGATCGGTGCGATCCATTGGTGGGACACCGCAGGACCCGCGCCGGAGGGGACCCAGGTCCTTGATGCCGTGCTGGCTCTTCGCGCACGGGGCGTCAAGGATCCGGGGCCGGGTCAGGGGAGCGGTTCGATGAGGTCCTCGGCCCAGTAGGGGAGGCCCGTGGGGGTGAGCGGGGAGCGGCAGAGCGCGGGGACCGACGTCACCGGGACGTCACGGACCGCCGCGCGCAGCCGCTGGGCGAGGACGGCGAGCGCCCACGGGGGCACGGCGGCGGGCAGATGGGCGGCGATCTCGCGGGTCTGCGCGTCGTGCCCGGTGACGTCCTCGACGGGGTCGAGGACGACGACGACCTT harbors:
- a CDS encoding NUDIX hydrolase, which translates into the protein MAAPDGFPVLDPDTGDALTAFLPASGADPPADAPLPAALVAVWSGRHLLLVFDRYRARWELPGGGIEPGETPHRAALRELEEEAGLRLAALDLTGYARFRLTRPARTEYAALFSARVRGRPDGFTPSAEIGAIHWWDTAGPAPEGTQVLDAVLALRARGVKDPGPGQGSGSMRSSAQ